TATAAAAGATACTATAGCAAATATTACTAAGACAATGATTAATAATCCAAGAAGAATAGCTAAAATTGAAATTGAGATAATTTTTCCTAAACAATTCGATTCTCAAACAAAAGACATTTTAGAAAGATCCGCTAAAAATTGCCCTGTACATCATGCTATATCTAAAAATGTTGAAAAAAAAATTGTATTTAAGTATTTATAGTTAACTAGATGTAAATTAGTTATCGTTACTATTTTTTTTATACCAATGACTTATAATATTATTAATTATGATTAAACCCTCAGTTAATGCTGCTGGACCTGGTTGAAGAATAATACTAGAATCTATTTCATGAATGTCATTATTTTTAATTGCTTGAATTGATTTCCAGCCTTTTCTATTAATCATCTTATTTCTTTTAAATTTTTTACCACACCATGAAACAAGTATTATGTCTGGATTGCATTGTATTATATCCTTATCATCGTGAATTATTCTATCTTTGGCTAATGATTTTGAATTTTTGCTTTCTAGTATATTTATCCCTCCGCAAATTTCGATAATTTCACTTACCCATTGAATACTACATATTAAGGGGTCAAACCATTCTTCAAAATACACTTTTGGTTTTATTGACATATTCAAATTTTTGGTTTTAATTTTCTGAATATTTCTTTCAATTTTATTTACTAGCTGTAAAGATTCAATTTGTTTACCCACTAATAACCCCAACTGATTAATCATAATCTTGATTCCATTCACACTTCTATAATTATTAATCCAAACAGTAATACCTCTTTTAATTAATTTTTCTGCAATCTCTACCTGGACATCTGAAAAACCAA
Above is a window of Flavobacteriales bacterium TMED191 DNA encoding:
- a CDS encoding OsmC family peroxiredoxin, with product MNKFKVKYEGHLRTSAIHIDSGSIISTDAPKDNHGLGKNFSPTDLLCTSLASCILTIMAIAVERKNIDIKDTIANITKTMINNPRRIAKIEIEIIFPKQFDSQTKDILERSAKNCPVHHAISKNVEKKIVFKYL
- a CDS encoding cobalamin-binding protein, coding for MKDAYPKRIICLTEECTETLYILKESNRIIGVSNYAVRPKEARKEKKVVCSFINANIDKIIELKPDLVIGFSDVQVEIAEKLIKRGITVWINNYRSVNGIKIMINQLGLLVGKQIESLQLVNKIERNIQKIKTKNLNMSIKPKVYFEEWFDPLICSIQWVSEIIEICGGINILESKNSKSLAKDRIIHDDKDIIQCNPDIILVSWCGKKFKRNKMINRKGWKSIQAIKNNDIHEIDSSIILQPGPAALTEGLIIINNIISHWYKKNSNDN